In the Chroococcidiopsis sp. SAG 2025 genome, one interval contains:
- a CDS encoding phage tail tape measure protein — protein sequence MPSIASVMIDARLDFSSLNRDYNKLQGDASRHGTKVGKAFCESLSGAIKAEGSKINRVMDGIFQGIGMGIAGMAAQGIASLGGLGKKVLDVGASAEKAKVQFTTFLGSAEAAEKALRSVTAFAANTPFELPEVTKAASKLLAFGVAANDLTKSLKTVGDVAAATGTPFNELADIYGKLRVQGRAYMEDINQLQGRGIPIVQMLAKQYGVTAEEVKKLVEAGRIGFNQIDYALEKSTQKGGQFANMMDNLSKTTEGKLSNMADKVTAAFASIFTTIQPVVNASIDLVSEFLGGMNVDLKSAGSLAQDLAKWIADNKDEAIALGKAISGAVNSGLAGTRDLVSGIQDYLKRYPAILEGIQAAVDLIGKGYNFWGETIKGVAAEIGNLLNLLGQVAEKAKGIGESFTQWGNATLNSWGVSTGGENSKSMIFPVEGGGASNNLVGGGGMWGAKRPYGAHSGQDYAYKTGTPVRASFSGKIKQVVSNKGEYKLVLEGQLGNDKWTQDLVHLSSVNVREGQSVKQGQLLGAVGGDKGSWGSTGSHLHLGYTKNGQRIDPRTMTYGNAVRIVNPISGAAVAAGVPLSQPVTGRASSSKVPALLPISAEEAQKQRDKVQRDADAARKEAQRLRREKDRLQAEASTQKRRDRDAQFDIETQRGRLGLSGSALEAYDRSREWMGQVRQLDDAYEDLSIGRSIKVREGIKGGVDFTAAMKANREQKSALEGLATETEKIAKAESERLWTTNRVTQELEGQKRLQSLMGSLQERESARVMQGLDYAGRRTRFGELMQERKYEGIDKRAQEYARQRDYADRTKRLTELLKESRLAAHELEVGLVEGLGGSARTAMEELILGTKSLGEALLDMLGNVASKLLDIGLDGLFGNIGKGTGLLGGVFNRLVGGGKLGIPAPSYATGTPYVPINQLAYLHQGEAVIPAKYNRNNTQSNSIVVNVHNAPGEGAMDNNQANKLTEQVRRVVESEMLRQRRPGGMMY from the coding sequence GTGCCTTCTATAGCTTCAGTAATGATTGACGCAAGGCTGGACTTTTCTAGCTTAAACCGCGATTATAACAAGTTGCAGGGTGATGCATCGCGACATGGTACTAAGGTTGGGAAGGCGTTTTGTGAGAGTTTGTCTGGGGCGATAAAGGCTGAGGGCAGTAAGATAAACCGTGTCATGGATGGTATCTTCCAAGGCATAGGAATGGGTATTGCTGGTATGGCGGCGCAGGGTATAGCGTCGTTAGGGGGCTTAGGGAAGAAAGTTTTAGACGTGGGTGCTAGTGCCGAGAAAGCGAAGGTGCAGTTTACGACTTTCTTGGGTAGTGCGGAAGCTGCGGAAAAGGCGCTAAGGAGTGTGACAGCTTTTGCTGCTAATACGCCCTTTGAATTGCCGGAAGTGACAAAGGCGGCTAGTAAATTGTTGGCGTTTGGTGTGGCAGCGAACGACCTGACCAAGAGCCTCAAGACGGTAGGAGATGTTGCGGCAGCGACAGGCACGCCATTCAACGAGCTAGCGGATATCTATGGGAAGCTCAGAGTTCAGGGTAGAGCTTACATGGAGGATATCAACCAGCTACAAGGGCGTGGTATCCCTATCGTCCAGATGTTAGCCAAGCAATATGGCGTGACTGCTGAAGAGGTGAAAAAGCTCGTCGAGGCAGGGCGCATAGGCTTTAATCAGATAGATTATGCCCTTGAGAAATCGACGCAGAAAGGCGGGCAGTTTGCAAATATGATGGACAACCTGTCTAAGACGACAGAAGGGAAGTTGTCCAATATGGCGGATAAAGTGACAGCGGCTTTTGCATCCATCTTCACCACCATACAGCCTGTTGTCAATGCAAGTATCGATTTGGTGTCCGAGTTTTTGGGCGGCATGAATGTTGACCTTAAGTCAGCGGGGAGTTTGGCTCAGGATTTAGCTAAGTGGATAGCGGATAACAAGGATGAGGCGATTGCGCTGGGTAAAGCGATTAGTGGTGCGGTCAACAGTGGATTGGCTGGTACGCGGGATTTAGTTAGCGGGATACAAGACTACTTGAAAAGGTATCCGGCGATATTGGAGGGTATTCAGGCTGCGGTTGACTTGATTGGCAAGGGCTATAACTTTTGGGGTGAGACGATCAAGGGTGTGGCTGCCGAGATAGGTAATCTGCTTAATTTGCTAGGTCAGGTGGCTGAGAAAGCTAAGGGTATAGGAGAGAGCTTTACACAGTGGGGTAATGCAACGTTAAATAGTTGGGGCGTAAGTACTGGTGGCGAAAACAGCAAGTCGATGATCTTTCCGGTCGAAGGCGGTGGTGCTAGCAATAATCTCGTTGGTGGCGGGGGAATGTGGGGTGCTAAGCGTCCGTATGGCGCTCATAGCGGTCAAGATTATGCTTACAAGACTGGTACCCCTGTACGCGCTTCATTTAGCGGAAAGATTAAGCAGGTCGTATCTAATAAAGGTGAGTATAAGTTAGTCCTTGAGGGGCAACTAGGTAATGATAAGTGGACTCAGGATCTCGTACACCTAAGCAGTGTAAATGTCAGGGAAGGGCAGTCGGTTAAACAGGGGCAATTATTGGGTGCTGTTGGCGGCGATAAAGGTTCCTGGGGTAGCACTGGATCGCACCTTCACTTGGGTTATACGAAGAATGGGCAGCGCATCGATCCTCGGACGATGACGTACGGCAATGCCGTGCGGATAGTTAATCCTATATCTGGAGCAGCGGTAGCAGCGGGAGTGCCGTTAAGCCAACCCGTAACAGGGCGCGCGTCGTCCTCAAAAGTACCCGCACTGCTACCTATCTCTGCGGAAGAGGCTCAGAAGCAGAGGGATAAGGTGCAGAGGGACGCGGATGCGGCTAGGAAAGAGGCTCAACGGCTGAGACGCGAAAAAGACCGCTTACAGGCAGAGGCTTCTACTCAAAAGCGCAGAGATCGGGACGCGCAGTTTGACATCGAGACTCAGCGTGGAAGGTTAGGTCTGAGTGGTAGCGCTTTGGAGGCTTATGACCGCAGTAGAGAGTGGATGGGTCAGGTACGGCAACTTGATGATGCATATGAGGACTTAAGTATTGGTCGCTCGATCAAGGTGCGCGAAGGCATTAAAGGTGGCGTTGATTTTACAGCGGCTATGAAGGCTAACCGGGAGCAAAAGTCGGCACTTGAAGGCTTAGCCACCGAGACAGAGAAGATTGCGAAGGCAGAGAGCGAAAGGCTTTGGACGACCAACCGCGTAACGCAAGAGCTGGAAGGACAGAAGCGATTGCAGTCTCTTATGGGGTCATTGCAGGAGCGTGAAAGTGCCCGGGTAATGCAGGGCTTAGATTATGCGGGTAGGCGCACTAGGTTTGGCGAGCTGATGCAAGAGCGGAAGTACGAAGGCATAGATAAGCGCGCTCAAGAATATGCAAGACAGAGAGATTATGCCGATAGAACCAAGCGATTAACGGAATTGTTGAAAGAAAGCCGTCTTGCCGCCCACGAGCTTGAAGTGGGGTTGGTAGAAGGTCTAGGTGGCTCTGCTCGAACGGCAATGGAAGAGCTAATATTAGGTACTAAGAGTCTGGGTGAAGCACTCCTAGATATGTTGGGCAACGTTGCAAGTAAGCTTCTTGACATTGGACTTGACGGCTTATTCGGAAATATTGGTAAAGGCACAGGGCTATTGGGCGGCGTATTCAACCGGCTAGTAGGGGGAGGTAAGCTAGGTATACCCGCCCCCTCGTATGCCACCGGAACCCCCTACGTCCCCATTAACCAACTAGCCTATCTTCATCAGGGCGAAGCGGTCATCCCTGCCAAATACAATCGCAACAACACCCAAAGCAACAGCATCGTCGTCAACGTGCATAACGCTCCAGGTGAGGGTGCTATGGATAACAACCAAGCAAACAAGCTTACCGAGCAAGTGAGGCGTGTCGTTGAGTCTGAAATGCTGAGACAACGCAGACCAGGCGGCATGATGTACTAA